Proteins from a genomic interval of Coccinella septempunctata chromosome 2, icCocSept1.1, whole genome shotgun sequence:
- the LOC123308209 gene encoding uncharacterized protein LOC123308209 translates to MMEMRKNSLSGDEFIRLPEEENKNFPGDEDHGFLGEEDDSYPGEDVGFPGEEDEEEENCSPEYENESFPSKVRRRATSRRLPEDDYNTRTTKVDEERRTRSQNFPETPRAFQESYGRTRLKKSLPEDGYNSLVGEETTSSPEGKNNSLSLDNHYDHDQHSRRKELQKTDEFHVDAKDF, encoded by the coding sequence ATGATGGAGATGAGGAAAAACAGTTTGTCAGGAGACGAGTTCATCAGATTACCAGAAGAAGAGAACAAAAACTTTCCAGGCGACGAGGATCACGGCTTTCTAGGAGAAGAGGATGACAGCTATCCAGGAGAAGATGTCGGCTTTCCAGGAGAAGAGGATGAAGAAGAAGAGAACTGTTCTCCAGAATATGAGAACGAAAGCTTTCCAAGCAAAGTTCGCAGAAGAGCAACTTCCAGAAGACTTCCAGAAGACGACTACAACACGAGGACGACCAAGGTAGACGAGGAGAGGAGAACAAGATCGCAGAATTTCCCTGAGACTCCAAGAGCTTTCCAGGAGAGTTACGGTAGAACCAGGCTCAAGAAGAGCCTTCCAGAAGACGGTTACAACAGCCTTGTAGGAGAAGAGACTACTAGTTCCCCAGAAGGAAAGAACAACTCCCTTTCATTAGACAACCACTACGATCATGACCAGCATTCCAGGAGAAAAGAACTTCAGAAGACTGACGAATTTCATGTAGACGCTAAAGACTTTTAA